A portion of the Rubritalea squalenifaciens DSM 18772 genome contains these proteins:
- a CDS encoding glycosyltransferase — MQILITSPYPLDSPKGNSITALRIERLLKQAGHQASAVHGTLPTGADAMIALHATKTYPLSAAFKQQHPGKPLILYLTGTDLYRDLLERKPDCLNAMELADILVVSQPASLSSIPEQYQQKSRVVRASIVIPKLEDVSPPPQPSFALVAHLRPVKNPFLLNRALEQLGGLPLHAYTLGSALDEKMIEEAHSWQAKDPRFRWLDNVPYPQALSWISQVTATINSSHLEGGANAVGESILLGTPVLASKIEGNLGMLGDDYAGYFTPDDPGSLATIIRRVIEEPEFLQLLRQQIHTRQTCFSPAIETQGWLDCLTAAQALNPRPSGK; from the coding sequence ATGCAGATACTCATCACCAGCCCCTATCCTCTCGACTCACCAAAGGGGAACTCCATCACCGCCTTGCGCATTGAGAGACTACTCAAGCAAGCAGGACATCAGGCGAGTGCAGTCCACGGCACCCTCCCAACCGGTGCTGATGCCATGATCGCGCTGCACGCCACAAAAACCTATCCGCTTTCCGCAGCGTTCAAACAGCAACATCCCGGCAAACCCCTCATCCTCTACCTCACCGGCACGGATCTCTACCGCGATTTATTAGAAAGGAAGCCGGACTGCCTTAATGCGATGGAACTGGCAGACATCCTCGTCGTCTCCCAGCCAGCCTCTCTCTCATCCATCCCCGAACAGTATCAGCAGAAATCCCGGGTCGTGCGCGCCAGCATAGTGATCCCGAAGCTAGAGGATGTATCACCTCCTCCACAGCCCAGCTTCGCTCTCGTTGCTCACCTCAGACCCGTGAAAAATCCCTTCCTGCTGAACCGGGCCTTGGAGCAGCTTGGTGGTCTCCCACTACATGCCTATACCTTAGGCTCGGCTCTGGATGAAAAGATGATCGAAGAAGCCCACTCGTGGCAGGCCAAGGACCCGCGCTTCCGATGGCTGGATAACGTGCCCTATCCGCAGGCCTTATCCTGGATCTCTCAGGTCACCGCCACGATCAATTCCTCCCACCTGGAGGGAGGAGCCAATGCCGTGGGGGAATCCATCCTGCTTGGCACCCCGGTACTCGCCTCCAAGATCGAGGGAAACCTGGGCATGTTAGGCGATGACTACGCCGGTTACTTCACACCGGATGACCCCGGCTCTTTGGCCACCATCATACGCCGGGTTATCGAGGAGCCCGAGTTCCTCCAGCTCCTGCGCCAGCAGATACACACACGACAAACCTGCTTCTCACCAGCCATCGAGACCCAGGGCTGGCTGGACTGCCTTACGGCTGCCCAGGCCTTGAATCCAAGACCTTCTGGTAAGTAG
- a CDS encoding sulfatase-like hydrolase/transferase — translation MMIQTVWKIVLGLSLSLGCMGKPNVVLIMADDLGYEVLGAYGSTQYKTPNLDRLAKQGMRFDHCYSTPLCTPSRVQLMTGKYNDRNYIGFGLLDPKERTFGHAMKEAGYKTCIAGKWQLLGNKGQQKLAGGKVGTTPDKAGFDRYCLWQIDQLGSRFRAPLINTDGETSEYDPGYGPDFFTNYINAFIDVNKEAPFFVYYPMVLVHDPFVPTPDNPKFDEINPKKLNDPKYFAEMVSYMDKQVGKIVDTLEKQGVLENTLILFIGDNGTDRKVVSEFKGQKIRGAKGKTMEYGTHVPCIAYWKGTVKAGQVNENLVDFTDFFSTLLDIAGEEPGEELEGLSFYPQLVGKDGKVREWVFCHYDPRWGKFKAARYVQGKRWKLYGDGRIFDLQNDLLERKALKLDELDQEARETIATYQKVLDSRPGQP, via the coding sequence ATGATGATTCAGACAGTATGGAAAATAGTCTTGGGCCTGAGCCTGAGCTTGGGATGTATGGGCAAGCCGAATGTGGTGCTCATCATGGCTGATGACCTGGGCTACGAGGTGTTGGGGGCTTACGGAAGCACACAGTATAAGACGCCGAATCTGGACCGTTTGGCCAAGCAGGGCATGCGCTTTGACCATTGCTATTCCACACCGCTTTGTACTCCCTCCCGGGTACAGCTGATGACCGGGAAGTACAATGACCGGAACTATATCGGCTTCGGCTTGCTCGACCCGAAAGAAAGAACCTTTGGCCATGCGATGAAGGAGGCCGGCTACAAGACCTGCATCGCGGGAAAGTGGCAGTTGTTAGGTAATAAGGGGCAGCAAAAGCTGGCAGGAGGAAAGGTGGGCACGACCCCGGATAAGGCGGGTTTTGATCGTTATTGCCTATGGCAGATTGATCAGCTGGGGAGCCGCTTCAGGGCTCCGCTGATCAATACGGATGGGGAGACGAGTGAGTATGACCCGGGATATGGGCCGGATTTTTTTACCAACTATATCAATGCCTTCATTGATGTGAACAAGGAAGCCCCTTTCTTTGTCTACTACCCGATGGTGCTGGTGCATGACCCCTTCGTGCCGACTCCTGATAATCCGAAGTTTGATGAGATCAATCCGAAGAAGCTGAACGATCCGAAGTATTTCGCGGAGATGGTGAGTTACATGGACAAGCAGGTGGGCAAGATTGTGGATACTCTGGAGAAGCAAGGCGTGCTGGAGAATACGCTGATCCTTTTCATCGGTGATAATGGCACAGATAGAAAGGTGGTTTCTGAGTTCAAGGGCCAGAAAATACGCGGGGCCAAAGGGAAGACGATGGAATACGGTACCCACGTTCCCTGCATCGCCTACTGGAAGGGAACTGTGAAGGCTGGTCAGGTGAATGAGAATCTGGTGGATTTCACGGACTTTTTCTCGACCCTGTTAGATATTGCAGGTGAAGAACCCGGAGAGGAACTGGAAGGATTGAGCTTCTACCCACAGCTGGTGGGAAAGGATGGCAAGGTGCGTGAGTGGGTGTTCTGCCACTACGATCCGCGCTGGGGCAAATTTAAGGCGGCTCGCTACGTGCAGGGCAAGCGTTGGAAGCTATACGGGGATGGTAGAATCTTTGACCTCCAGAATGATCTGCTGGAGAGGAAGGCGCTGAAGCTGGACGAGCTGGATCAGGAAGCTCGTGAGACGATAGCTACTTACCAGAAGGTCTTGGATTCAAGGCCTGGGCAGCCGTAA
- a CDS encoding HNH endonuclease, whose protein sequence is MSSCIHEKCVLVLNRQWQAISIISPAEAFGHMCTENADALKIEGNESMAPVSLSEWLKLEVRPHDRPVGTARGAVRAPTVIILREFAQVPLYKPKFSLKNLWVRDKGRCQYTGKLLKPSEASIDHVIPRSRGGATSWENCVLSEKALNSKKGARTPAEAGLKLIRPPYEPRPVPVTITLKNLLGIKDWDYFLVNRAA, encoded by the coding sequence ATGAGTAGCTGTATCCATGAGAAATGCGTCTTGGTTTTAAATCGTCAGTGGCAGGCGATTTCAATCATCTCCCCCGCTGAAGCCTTCGGTCACATGTGCACCGAAAATGCGGATGCCCTGAAAATCGAAGGGAACGAATCCATGGCTCCAGTGAGCCTGAGTGAGTGGCTGAAGCTCGAAGTGCGGCCACACGACCGCCCGGTAGGCACCGCACGGGGCGCTGTACGCGCTCCCACGGTGATCATCCTGCGTGAGTTCGCCCAGGTCCCACTCTACAAACCAAAATTCTCGTTGAAAAACCTCTGGGTGCGCGACAAAGGCCGCTGCCAATACACCGGCAAGCTGCTCAAGCCCTCCGAGGCCAGTATCGACCACGTGATCCCCCGCTCCCGTGGAGGCGCCACCTCCTGGGAAAACTGCGTGCTCTCTGAGAAAGCACTGAACTCCAAGAAAGGAGCCAGGACTCCAGCTGAAGCAGGGCTCAAGCTGATCCGCCCCCCGTACGAACCGCGCCCGGTTCCCGTAACGATCACTCTGAAAAATCTCCTCGGCATCAAAGACTGGGACTACTTCCTCGTCAACCGAGCAGCCTAA
- the mscL gene encoding large-conductance mechanosensitive channel protein MscL, whose protein sequence is MLKEFKEFAFKGNLVDMAVGFILGGAFATVVKSLVSNVIMPPIGVALGDVDFTKLKYVIKPGDEKTEVAIKYGQFITDAIAFLLLALVVFIVVKKFITAFEKKKEEKPAAPPKQEVLLEAILDELKKR, encoded by the coding sequence ATGCTCAAAGAGTTCAAAGAATTTGCCTTCAAAGGCAATCTCGTAGATATGGCCGTCGGCTTCATCCTCGGCGGAGCCTTCGCCACCGTCGTCAAGTCCCTCGTCAGTAACGTTATCATGCCGCCGATAGGCGTCGCGCTCGGCGATGTCGATTTCACGAAGCTCAAGTACGTGATCAAACCCGGTGATGAGAAAACTGAAGTTGCCATCAAGTATGGCCAGTTCATCACGGATGCCATTGCTTTCCTTCTTCTCGCCCTCGTCGTCTTCATCGTCGTGAAGAAATTCATCACCGCCTTCGAGAAGAAGAAGGAAGAGAAACCAGCCGCTCCACCGAAGCAGGAAGTCCTGCTCGAAGCCATTCTGGACGAACTCAAAAAACGCTAG
- a CDS encoding class I SAM-dependent methyltransferase, producing MSVTEEQIHAGQAVYTARTLKMYDFIVLGISNKWIWKCPTRRIEAQYDAQVSANHLDVGVGTGHFLDNCHFPTINPRVALMDMNRSTLDYASTRIARHQPETYQQNILEEISQPIEPFDSIGINYLLHCVPGSISEKAIAFDHLKPLMKPGCRIFGSTILHEEVPKSRAAKRLMAFYNQKGIFSNTQDTLTDLNEALTQRFDNVQIETVGCVALFSAQTRTHQHDH from the coding sequence ATGTCCGTCACCGAAGAACAAATCCACGCAGGGCAAGCAGTCTACACCGCACGTACGCTGAAGATGTATGACTTCATCGTGCTCGGCATTTCCAACAAGTGGATCTGGAAATGCCCCACGCGCAGGATCGAGGCGCAGTACGATGCCCAAGTCTCTGCCAATCACCTCGACGTAGGCGTCGGCACCGGACATTTCCTCGACAACTGCCACTTCCCCACCATCAACCCACGCGTGGCGCTGATGGACATGAACCGCAGCACGCTGGACTACGCCTCCACCCGCATCGCCCGCCACCAGCCGGAGACTTATCAGCAGAACATCCTGGAGGAGATCTCCCAGCCCATCGAACCCTTCGACTCCATCGGCATCAACTACCTCCTCCACTGCGTCCCCGGCTCCATCTCGGAGAAAGCCATCGCCTTCGATCACCTCAAGCCCCTCATGAAGCCAGGCTGCCGCATCTTCGGCTCCACCATCCTGCACGAAGAAGTCCCCAAATCCCGGGCCGCCAAACGCCTCATGGCCTTCTACAACCAAAAAGGCATCTTCTCCAACACCCAGGACACCCTAACAGACCTGAATGAAGCCCTCACCCAGCGCTTCGATAACGTGCAGATCGAGACCGTCGGGTGCGTGGCCTTGTTTTCGGCGCAAACTCGAACACATCAACATGATCATTGA
- the trpA gene encoding tryptophan synthase subunit alpha, producing MSNRIDTTFAKLAETNTAAFVAYVAAGDPDMERSLEIIRGLADAGADVIELGVPFSDPLADGVVNQLAADRALKAGATFTKVLQLIRDFRTTHETPIVLFTYLNPIYTYGYERFHADAAAAGADGVLLLDLPPDEAKLNAELAKSEGLKHITLIAPTSPDERIAELAKQSEGFIYALSRTGVTGAQAAPSASIGETVAKIKQHTKTPVCIGFGINTPEQAAMVASVSDGVVVGSAIVNQVDVHQNDANVAEQVAAFTKPLIDATKA from the coding sequence ATGAGCAACCGTATCGATACGACTTTTGCCAAGCTGGCTGAGACGAATACCGCCGCCTTTGTGGCCTATGTGGCCGCAGGCGACCCGGACATGGAACGTTCGCTGGAGATTATCCGCGGGCTGGCAGACGCCGGGGCAGACGTCATCGAGCTCGGCGTGCCATTCTCTGACCCGCTGGCAGACGGCGTGGTCAACCAGCTTGCCGCCGACCGCGCGCTCAAGGCCGGTGCCACCTTCACCAAGGTCCTCCAGCTGATCCGCGACTTCCGCACTACCCACGAAACCCCGATCGTACTCTTCACCTACCTGAACCCGATCTACACCTACGGCTACGAGCGCTTCCACGCGGATGCCGCCGCTGCCGGTGCTGACGGCGTTCTCCTGCTGGATCTCCCGCCGGACGAAGCCAAGCTCAATGCCGAGCTGGCCAAGAGCGAGGGACTCAAGCACATCACTCTCATCGCGCCGACCTCCCCGGACGAGCGCATCGCCGAACTAGCCAAGCAGTCCGAAGGCTTCATCTACGCCCTTTCCCGCACTGGCGTGACTGGCGCCCAGGCAGCCCCGTCCGCCTCCATCGGTGAGACTGTGGCCAAGATCAAGCAGCACACCAAAACTCCAGTCTGCATCGGCTTCGGCATCAACACCCCAGAGCAGGCCGCCATGGTCGCCTCCGTTTCCGACGGCGTGGTCGTGGGCTCCGCCATTGTCAACCAGGTTGACGTACACCAGAACGATGCCAATGTAGCCGAACAAGTGGCCGCCTTCACCAAGCCGCTGATCGACGCCACCAAAGCCTAG
- the dapF gene encoding diaminopimelate epimerase gives MILNFFKMNGAGNDFVVIDNRNLDTNLDTDTIAALCDRHRGIGADGLLAVEPAENGADYKFRYYNADGGEAEMCGNGARCFGRFTAHLTDEVKESVTFETIAGTLTAEMVGHDVRIAMSDPFDLEMDTDVKVSGLDSAVHFINTGVPHAVAIVDNLPELDVVHCGAAIRYHDRFAPKGTNANFFQVIAPDHIAIRTYERGVEGETLACGTGMCACALIHHLTTGAPSPIKVDVAGGDTLEIGFVSDGNGGFTDVTLSGPADFVFEGKIDLGE, from the coding sequence ATGATCCTCAATTTCTTCAAAATGAACGGTGCCGGCAACGACTTCGTCGTCATCGACAACCGTAACCTCGACACCAACCTCGACACCGACACCATCGCTGCCCTTTGTGACCGCCACCGCGGCATCGGCGCCGACGGCCTGCTCGCCGTAGAGCCAGCTGAGAATGGTGCCGACTACAAGTTCCGCTACTACAATGCCGATGGTGGCGAGGCGGAAATGTGCGGTAATGGTGCCCGCTGCTTCGGCCGCTTCACCGCTCACCTCACTGATGAAGTGAAGGAGTCCGTCACCTTTGAAACCATCGCCGGCACCCTGACTGCGGAGATGGTGGGTCACGACGTCCGCATCGCAATGTCCGATCCTTTTGATCTTGAAATGGACACCGATGTCAAGGTCAGCGGCCTCGACTCCGCCGTGCACTTCATCAATACCGGCGTACCACACGCCGTCGCCATCGTGGATAACCTGCCGGAGCTCGATGTCGTCCACTGCGGCGCCGCGATCCGCTACCACGACCGTTTCGCCCCGAAGGGCACCAATGCGAACTTCTTCCAGGTCATCGCCCCGGATCACATCGCCATCCGCACTTACGAGCGTGGCGTGGAGGGTGAGACTCTAGCCTGCGGTACTGGCATGTGCGCCTGTGCGCTCATCCACCACCTCACCACCGGAGCCCCATCCCCAATCAAGGTGGATGTCGCTGGTGGTGACACCCTCGAGATCGGCTTCGTATCCGACGGCAACGGCGGCTTCACGGATGTCACCCTCTCTGGCCCAGCCGACTTCGTCTTCGAAGGTAAAATCGACCTCGGCGAGTAA
- a CDS encoding TlpA family protein disulfide reductase, which translates to MRALFILTAASTLLLAACNKQAEPAQSERSSTEEAIVGHEGITFDKHDHDWGPAPAKNIYASNNLFNQKAPEIIVETWLTEEPKTEGKFVLVDFWATWCGPCRRAIPHLNEIAYVFKDELIVIGLSGDSSADKVRNMKSPVIEYYSGVDTKKRTSAEIGIKGIPHLLLIDPNGKVCWQGFPGGGENKFDSEVVRAIIDAYKDSAK; encoded by the coding sequence ATGAGAGCACTCTTCATACTCACCGCCGCTAGCACACTTCTCCTGGCAGCCTGCAACAAGCAGGCTGAGCCAGCACAGTCGGAGCGCTCCTCCACAGAGGAGGCCATCGTAGGCCATGAAGGCATCACCTTTGACAAGCACGACCACGACTGGGGTCCTGCCCCGGCAAAAAACATCTACGCCTCCAACAACCTCTTCAACCAGAAGGCCCCGGAGATCATCGTAGAAACCTGGCTCACTGAGGAACCAAAGACCGAGGGCAAGTTTGTCCTCGTGGATTTCTGGGCCACTTGGTGCGGCCCCTGCCGTAGGGCGATTCCCCACCTCAATGAAATTGCCTATGTGTTCAAAGACGAGCTCATTGTCATCGGCCTTTCTGGTGACAGCTCAGCGGACAAAGTCCGCAACATGAAAAGCCCTGTCATTGAGTACTACAGTGGAGTCGACACCAAGAAGCGCACTAGCGCCGAAATCGGCATCAAAGGCATCCCGCACCTGCTGCTGATCGACCCGAATGGCAAAGTCTGCTGGCAGGGTTTCCCCGGCGGCGGTGAGAACAAATTCGACAGCGAAGTCGTCCGCGCCATTATCGACGCCTATAAAGACTCCGCCAAGTAA
- a CDS encoding basic secretory protein-like protein, with the protein MNACSVITSLVLATSALLAMTSSAQSVKLDVSQVPEQKEWGLKAAKIMEEWHPRISQFLASPGFTPPGKCSLLIDKNYKGVAFTTGTKITVSSEWIAKHPEDLGVAVHELVHVVQQYPPGQPVWVTEGIADYIRWVQYEKKKLKELPVANEDKGYTKGYQVTAGFFLWLEKNGGEGIVRKLNAAMRKKQYSDQIFEDVTGTNLDDLWSQYLAVREKGK; encoded by the coding sequence ATGAATGCCTGTTCCGTAATTACATCGCTCGTGCTGGCGACCAGTGCTTTGTTAGCGATGACTTCCTCCGCCCAGAGCGTGAAGCTCGATGTCTCCCAGGTTCCTGAGCAGAAGGAATGGGGGCTAAAGGCGGCCAAAATTATGGAGGAGTGGCATCCGCGTATTTCCCAGTTTCTAGCCAGCCCGGGCTTTACGCCTCCAGGCAAGTGCTCCCTACTGATTGATAAGAATTACAAGGGGGTAGCCTTCACCACGGGGACGAAGATCACCGTGTCCTCCGAGTGGATTGCCAAGCATCCTGAGGATTTAGGGGTGGCGGTGCACGAGCTCGTCCATGTGGTGCAGCAGTATCCTCCCGGACAGCCGGTCTGGGTGACGGAGGGCATTGCCGACTACATCCGCTGGGTGCAGTACGAAAAGAAGAAGCTCAAGGAACTGCCTGTGGCCAATGAGGATAAAGGTTACACCAAGGGCTATCAGGTGACGGCTGGCTTCTTCCTCTGGCTGGAGAAAAACGGCGGTGAAGGCATCGTGCGTAAACTCAATGCTGCCATGCGCAAGAAACAGTACAGCGATCAGATCTTTGAAGACGTGACTGGGACGAATCTGGATGACCTCTGGAGCCAGTATCTCGCTGTCAGGGAGAAGGGGAAATAG
- a CDS encoding SDR family NAD(P)-dependent oxidoreductase — protein MQGRVLITGGEGGLGAACAEEFRAAGWEVLAPGRWELDVSDSGSVDAYFQEHGAELDLLVCNAGLTRDHLLARMSEEDWDQVMQVNLKGAFLCAKAAARGMIKRRSGQIVFISSYSAFHPPAGQASYAAAKAGLSGLTKSLAQELGGRGVRVNLVVPGFMETKMTAPLGEEVKQAALAKHALGRWNQPQRVARFIHFLQTELPETSGQTFNLDSRIL, from the coding sequence ATGCAAGGACGCGTGCTGATCACTGGTGGAGAGGGTGGACTGGGAGCTGCCTGCGCGGAGGAATTCCGTGCGGCGGGGTGGGAGGTGCTTGCGCCCGGACGTTGGGAGTTAGATGTCTCGGATTCCGGTAGTGTCGATGCGTATTTTCAGGAGCATGGTGCCGAGCTTGACCTTCTGGTCTGCAATGCCGGGCTGACCCGGGATCATCTGCTGGCGCGAATGAGCGAGGAGGACTGGGACCAGGTGATGCAGGTGAATCTCAAGGGAGCGTTTCTCTGCGCCAAGGCAGCGGCACGCGGCATGATCAAGCGCCGCAGCGGGCAGATTGTTTTTATTTCCAGCTACTCGGCCTTCCATCCGCCAGCGGGCCAGGCGAGCTACGCCGCCGCGAAGGCTGGACTGTCCGGCCTGACTAAGTCTCTTGCGCAGGAGTTAGGCGGCCGTGGTGTGCGGGTGAATCTGGTGGTGCCGGGCTTCATGGAGACGAAGATGACGGCGCCGCTGGGGGAGGAGGTCAAGCAGGCTGCCCTGGCCAAGCACGCCCTCGGGCGCTGGAATCAGCCGCAGCGGGTGGCGCGTTTTATCCACTTCCTGCAGACTGAGCTGCCGGAGACCTCAGGCCAGACATTTAATCTGGATAGCAGAATCCTCTAA